The Arachis ipaensis cultivar K30076 chromosome B03, Araip1.1, whole genome shotgun sequence region GTGAATAAGCCCAACTACTTTCTAATTGCACTATTTCTAATTAGTCTAATAAGTTATAACTTTTCTATTAATCTCAAAAAGTAACACCCCCTTTTTTCTGATAACCACTCGTGCAACCATGCAAGTACTCCTGCAACTGAAGCAGCTGCAGAATTTGTCCCATTTACTTTACCCATTCAATAAACACTTGTCACTTTAAAATTCAAACAGCACAATACTATATGTGTAGATTTGTCCCCCTGTCTATACCAGAGAATTcgcctaataataataataataaaattatgagAATCAGAATGCAAAGAGAGTAAACATATGCGGTGCAATGGAGGAAGTAAAGAGAATCACAATTGCGATCCACTTCTCTGCACAAAGGCATGAAAAGTAACTGAACATAACAACAATGAATAATACACAGAAAATGAGAGAGAACAAGCATGAAGTGCTGACATCTTCTTTAATTAACATCACAAGTTATATTCACCCCTTTAGTTGTATTCTTGCACTATATGtgctcattatatatatatatatacatcaaacaAATTTACCGTcacttattttttttagttttcagtattttttaatctaaaaatccAAGAATTAATTTGTTGTAATTCTGAGTTTCATTTGATAATTAATAGTTATTATTGACCAATGAGTTGTTATATATAAAGATAGAATTAAAACTTCTAACATTTAACAAATTTGAGTTGGTCAAGTGACTAGCTTACTTTTAGCATTTAAATGTAGTAAGTCCAAATTGAAATTTACAACATAAGGGTAGCAGAGCATGGAATATAGCATGCCTGTTAATTTCACAAAAAAAATAACAGAATAGCTCAAGAACGTGGACTTAAAATCACATGGCACACATTCTATGTATAAGAAGCATAACCCAACATATGGAAACAGAGAAGAGTGGAAGATAGTTGAAGTCCAATTCGAAGAATGGTCAGCAAGAAAGACATCATGGTACCTTATAATGCTATACCTGGATTAATTCAACAGGTAATCATGTTTAGTAAAAACTTGATATCATGCACAAGGACAAACAAGAACATCAACTTTTCATATTGATTTTGCCAATCACTGTGGACAAGTGAACATGTGTTTAGTGAAGCTTTGCTGCATATCCAACTGCCACATCTTAGCCTGAAGGTAGTTCCAGCAACTAAGTAACTATAAACATATAGCTCCGACCAGGCTGAAAAATTATGATATTGACCTTTTAGAAAGAGTAATGTTATATAGCAAGCCATTCCACCCCAACCAAACTAAACACACCATTAGAGTCAGCATAGTGTACCTATGAAATAGTGGGGAAGAAAAATTCACATATGAGCTTGAAGAAACTCTGTTTCCCAATTTGGGGAAGTTCCAAACTGACCCTCATAAGATTTAAACTAGGAATAAATTAGCTTcttaaaaaaagagagagaaagaaactaAGAATAAATTAGAAACTCAACTTATTATCTAATCAATCATAAGAATTCCTTTCGACATTATAACAACACGAAAGCTTTGTCCATTAGCTGAGACTGGCTAGATCATATGAACGGAATAGTGCCCTATCGCAAACTATGCTAATAGTCTAACCATTTAagtctaaataatttttttaacggTTCTTGCATAGTATTTCTTGGTCTCCTTTTACCTTTAGCTACTGAGCTACCCTATATGCACATGATCAAGCCACTCATCACAAGATAAAGAATAATATCCATCTTGAATAGTCGGAGTTATTCAATCATTTAAAATAGTGCATTTTATTGCTCCTCCTTCTCCTTAGCCGTCGAATAACGTACATTGCTTTGTCATACTGATGTGAATTCAAACAGTATCCATGGGACTGCATCCTGTCAACAAGATCAATAGCATAATCCTTTTTATCTATCGAAAGAAGGAGACATTTGAGGAGCTTGTTACAAATTCTTGGCCTCAACATGAAACTTTTTTCTAGGGTGTAGAGGAATATGTTTACTGCATCATCCAGCTTCCCTTCCTCACAGAGAATATCAATCAAATGTACACAACTTGTAGGATTTATATTAATATTGAACTCACCAAGAACAGAAAATATAGCTAATGCTTCATCTACCTTTTTTGCCATACAGAACCCAGTAATTAGAATTGTGTATGGAGCTAAATTAAAATCTCTACATTTGAAGTCCATTTCCAGTAAGCCTCGAATTACTTCTTTCACATTTCCTCTGATAAAATGGTTCTCCAACATGTTGATTGAATCATTATCCCACTTCAGAAGGCTTTTCAGATATTCAAAGTAAATATTGAAGGCCATCGAGACCTTCCCCTTTTTGTTTAACCAGCTCATATGGGCATTAGAATTTGATAATCCAGGTTGACAACCATGCTTCAACATATGTTCACGGATCTTAAAGGCGTCATCTTCTCTGTTAGCCCTATAAAGTCCATCAACAAGTGTCCCATAAGTAATAGAATCAGGTGAGATCCCCTTTAGTTGCAGCTCCTTGAAAAGCTTGATAGCAGCGTTGATATTACCAGTTTTGCAAAAACCATTGATTAAAATGTTGTATGTGATAATGTTAGGCACAACCCCACTCCCAGCAAGTTGTTTGAGAAGCTTGTAAGCATTCAAAACTTCACCAGCCTCGCACATTTGCTCCACCTTTTTCTGGAGACTAACACTATCAAGAACCCTGTCAGAACCCTGAGAAAGCCGGAAAAACAAAGATGGGCTTCTCCCAATCTCCATCTCGTGCAGTAAAAGGTGTGCTTCCTCAATTCTGCGAGCCTTGCAAAGGCCATGCATCAGAGCACTGAAGGTCACAACTGAAGGGAGACATCCAAGTTTTTCCATTTGATTAAATATCTCCCGTGCCTCTCCAACCATTCCATTCCTACACATGCCACAGATGAGAATGGTGTAGGTGTAAGCATTATGAAACTGTTCGTCCTTGGAAACCTCAAGCTGAAGAGATCTAGCTTGGTCCAAACGACCTATGTCACAAAAACCTTTGATTAATGCATTGTAACAATAGGCGTCTGGTACTAAACCCATCCCAATCATCTCATCTAACATCTTTGCAGCTTCACCAACCCTACCCTCTTCGGACAAACCACGTATCATGATAGCATATAAAGTAACATCCGGCACAATTCCCCTCTTAAACATCTTGGTGTACCATACATATGCCTCACTATATCTCTTGGCGTGAATGAAGCTATTTATCAAAGAACGGTAACTCTGCAGATTAAGAGCAAAACCATCTATCCTCAACAAAGACAGCAAAGAAAGCGCTTCATCTGTCCTCCCGTTCTTGCAAAACCCATCAATCAAGACATTATAACAGCGCAAAGTAGGCAAGCACCCATTTTCTTTCATAGTGTTAAACAACCTAAACGCCTCATCAACCTTCTTCCACTGACAGAGGCCATAAATAATAGCCGTATACGTCTTAACATCAGGCAGCACACCCCTCTTGCTCATATCATCGAGCATCTCGAGGGCAGCATTGAAGTTTCCAATCTTACAGAATCCACCAATCAAGAGAGTGTACGTGTGGTCATCTGGCAAAGAATTAGACCTAAGCATAACATTATAGAGCGAAAAAGCCAACACAAACAAGTCTTTCTTGAGCACAACCTTCAAGATAGTGTTATAGGCGTGAGCATCAGGCTCACAATCGAACTCAGACATTCTATCAAAACACTTAATGGCTTCTTCAGCAAGACCCATATAGGAATAGGTCCTTATGAGGGCTCTAACAGATTCAGAACTTATGAAAATCCCAGATTTCTTCAGAAGCTGGAGCGCGTCCCAGTAAATGGAGCACCACTCCTTAGTGGCGAGAGTGCAACTTACCTCGTTACGGGAATGCTGATCCACGAGGATCTCGAACTTGAGCGCGACCCACACGCAGAAACGGAGGGGGAGTCGGCGGTTACAATTAGGGAGATCTCGCGTGACGACGACGGCGTCTGCGTCAGCGGAAGAGTGGTGATGTGATCGGCGAGGGAGGAACCTTGTGAGCAGTCCGGAAGCATTGTGGAAATGGACTCGTTTCCACAACAGCATAGAGGGATCGGGGTGATGATGGTGGCAGCGGGGCGCTATCTTGTGGCGTTTGGGGAAGAGGGCAACAGGTGAGACCTAAAAAGAGAGTAAAGAGTAATAAATTTATAAGTTATAACGAATATCAGAGAGGCTTTTTTAAGTCTCTTTTTGGGGGGCCGATAGATGAAAATGTCCATAAGACTAATTTAATATTACTAACCACTCAAACATGAAAAGATTATTCCTACCAAGTCAttataaaaaagattttttttcaacTACCATAAACTTCataaaagataataaattttAGATAGTAGGTAAgagattttaaattcaaattatattGCTAGTTTATtctaagaaaaataattttacaataaactgctatttttatataatttaaattaaatattaatttttaataaattagacaCAAAAATTTAAATACCATAACCATCACGAAAAAAAAGTTCACAATATTACTATGTTCGGTGGATATGGCCTCGGATTCCTTACTTTTGTGCCCCTCAtttcatatattattatattatatgcaTACATAAACTAATGAATGAGCTAATTAATTCGCCTCATACCTTCATGTATTTTATGTCCATTTTATATGTGTTTTACGTGCTCGATAAAGTTATACGGGCACACTCTTTGTTGAGAAAAAGGCACTCATAAATAGTTAAATTATCATTAATAATTATTTAGTGTTCTGTTAATTTGTAATTATTATACAAATGGAAATTTAAAAATggtcactaattttaattactaCGTGAATCTAAACCACACCCAAGATTAAAAAAAAGTTTCATGATAGGTTGATGTACAAATGCAATGATAGAATTATGAAttgaataataaaattgaaatagTGTACCTATGAAATAGTGGGGAAGAAAAACTCACATATGAGCTTGAAGAAACTCTGTTTCCCAATTTGGGGAAGTTCCAAACTGACCCTCATAAGATTTAAACT contains the following coding sequences:
- the LOC107629210 gene encoding pentatricopeptide repeat-containing protein At1g79540, with protein sequence MLLWKRVHFHNASGLLTRFLPRRSHHHSSADADAVVVTRDLPNCNRRLPLRFCVWVALKFEILVDQHSRNEVSCTLATKEWCSIYWDALQLLKKSGIFISSESVRALIRTYSYMGLAEEAIKCFDRMSEFDCEPDAHAYNTILKVVLKKDLFVLAFSLYNVMLRSNSLPDDHTYTLLIGGFCKIGNFNAALEMLDDMSKRGVLPDVKTYTAIIYGLCQWKKVDEAFRLFNTMKENGCLPTLRCYNVLIDGFCKNGRTDEALSLLSLLRIDGFALNLQSYRSLINSFIHAKRYSEAYVWYTKMFKRGIVPDVTLYAIMIRGLSEEGRVGEAAKMLDEMIGMGLVPDAYCYNALIKGFCDIGRLDQARSLQLEVSKDEQFHNAYTYTILICGMCRNGMVGEAREIFNQMEKLGCLPSVVTFSALMHGLCKARRIEEAHLLLHEMEIGRSPSLFFRLSQGSDRVLDSVSLQKKVEQMCEAGEVLNAYKLLKQLAGSGVVPNIITYNILINGFCKTGNINAAIKLFKELQLKGISPDSITYGTLVDGLYRANREDDAFKIREHMLKHGCQPGLSNSNAHMSWLNKKGKVSMAFNIYFEYLKSLLKWDNDSINMLENHFIRGNVKEVIRGLLEMDFKCRDFNLAPYTILITGFCMAKKVDEALAIFSVLGEFNININPTSCVHLIDILCEEGKLDDAVNIFLYTLEKSFMLRPRICNKLLKCLLLSIDKKDYAIDLVDRMQSHGYCLNSHQYDKAMYVIRRLRRRRSNKMHYFK